From Lysinibacillus sp. SGAir0095, the proteins below share one genomic window:
- a CDS encoding Glu/Leu/Phe/Val dehydrogenase has protein sequence MAENLNLFTSTQDVIKDALNKLGYDEAMYELLKEPLRMLHVRIPVKMDDGTTKVFTAYRAQHNDAVGPTKGGVRFHPMVSEDEVKALSMWMTLKCGIVDLPYGGGKGGIICDPRQMSMGELERLSRGYVRAISQIVGPTKDIPAPDVFTNAQIMAWMMDEYSRMDEFNSPGFITGKPIVLGGSQGRDRATAEGVTIVIQEAAKKRNIDIKGARVVIQGFGNAGSFLAKFMSDLGAKVIGISDAYGALTDPNGLDIDYLLDRRDSFGTVTTLFENTITNQELLELDCDILVPAAIENQITAENAYDIKASIVVEAANGPTTAEATKILTDRGILLVPDVLASAGGVTVSYFEWVQNNQGYYWTAEEVREKLYRKMVDAFENVYTTATTRNINMRLAAYMVGVRRTAEASRFRGWV, from the coding sequence ATGGCTGAAAATCTAAATCTTTTTACGTCAACCCAAGATGTTATCAAAGACGCATTAAATAAACTTGGTTACGACGAAGCGATGTATGAATTGTTAAAAGAACCTTTACGTATGTTACACGTTCGAATTCCAGTAAAAATGGATGATGGTACAACAAAAGTTTTCACTGCTTACCGTGCACAACATAATGATGCAGTTGGACCAACTAAAGGTGGAGTTCGTTTCCATCCAATGGTTAGTGAGGATGAAGTTAAAGCGCTTTCAATGTGGATGACATTGAAATGTGGAATTGTTGATTTACCTTATGGCGGTGGTAAAGGTGGTATTATTTGTGACCCTCGACAAATGTCGATGGGTGAGCTTGAACGTTTGAGCCGTGGCTATGTTCGTGCAATTTCACAGATCGTTGGCCCAACAAAAGATATTCCAGCTCCAGATGTATTTACAAATGCTCAAATTATGGCATGGATGATGGATGAATACAGTCGTATGGATGAATTTAACTCACCAGGATTCATTACAGGTAAGCCAATCGTGCTTGGTGGTTCTCAAGGTCGAGATCGAGCAACAGCAGAAGGTGTTACAATTGTTATCCAAGAAGCAGCAAAAAAACGTAACATTGACATTAAAGGAGCACGTGTTGTTATTCAAGGTTTTGGTAACGCAGGTAGCTTCCTAGCTAAGTTCATGAGTGATTTAGGTGCAAAGGTTATTGGTATATCTGATGCATACGGTGCCCTAACAGATCCAAACGGTTTAGATATTGATTATCTACTTGACCGTCGTGACAGCTTTGGAACAGTTACAACTCTTTTTGAAAATACAATTACAAACCAGGAATTATTAGAACTTGATTGTGATATTTTGGTCCCAGCGGCTATTGAAAACCAAATTACTGCAGAAAATGCATATGATATTAAAGCGAGTATCGTAGTCGAAGCTGCAAACGGTCCTACAACAGCTGAAGCAACTAAAATCTTAACTGATCGTGGTATTTTACTTGTACCTGACGTATTAGCTTCAGCTGGAGGGGTAACAGTTTCTTACTTCGAGTGGGTACAAAACAATCAAGGGTATTATTGGACTGCTGAAGAAGTACGTGAAAAATTATATAGAAAAATGGTAGATGCATTTGAAAATGTATATACTACTGCGACGACACGCAACATTAACATGCGTTTAGCCGCATATATGGTGGGTGTACGTCGTACTGCTGAAGCCTCTCGCTTCCGTGGTTGGGTATAA
- the pruA gene encoding L-glutamate gamma-semialdehyde dehydrogenase yields the protein MIPYKSEPLTDFTVEANRQAYLEALKKVESELGKEYPLIIGGERVATEQKIVSYNPSNTSDVVGSVSKANQELAEKAMQIADSTFNTWKKVNPIVRAEVLFKAAAIVRRRKFELSAWLTKEAGKNWVQADVDIAEGIDFLEFYGRQMIELAKGKPLAQNQNQINKYSYIPLGVGVVISPWNFPFAIMLGTTVAAVVTGNTVLLKPASTTPVIAYKFMEIMEEAGLPAGVINYIPGSGAEVGDYLVDHPRTRFISFTGSRDVGLRINQRASVLNEGQIWIKRVIAEMGGKDTIVVDDNADLELAAQSIVTSAFGFSGQKCSACSRAVVVGDEAYQTVLNRVVELTNELVIGDPTNEETYIGPVNDAGAFKKITEYIEIGKGEGRLVAGGTADDSKGYFISPTIFADVDPKARIMQEEIFGPVLAFTKAKDFDEAIDIANNTVYGLTGAVLSTNRFHLEKAREEFHVGNLYFNRGCTAATVGYQPFGGFNMSGTDSKAGGPDYLGLHMQAKSVSEAL from the coding sequence ATGATTCCGTACAAAAGTGAACCACTTACTGATTTTACAGTTGAAGCAAATCGACAAGCTTATTTAGAAGCTTTAAAAAAAGTAGAAAGTGAACTTGGAAAAGAGTATCCCTTAATTATCGGTGGAGAACGAGTTGCAACTGAACAAAAAATCGTTTCTTATAACCCATCAAATACATCTGATGTAGTTGGCAGTGTGTCAAAAGCAAATCAAGAATTAGCTGAAAAGGCGATGCAAATTGCTGATTCCACATTTAATACCTGGAAAAAAGTGAATCCTATTGTACGTGCGGAGGTTTTATTCAAAGCAGCAGCTATTGTACGACGTCGCAAGTTTGAATTATCTGCGTGGTTAACTAAAGAGGCAGGTAAGAATTGGGTACAAGCAGATGTTGATATAGCTGAAGGAATCGACTTCTTAGAATTCTACGGTCGTCAAATGATCGAGCTTGCTAAGGGCAAGCCATTAGCTCAAAATCAAAATCAAATTAATAAATACTCTTACATTCCATTAGGTGTTGGCGTTGTAATTTCTCCATGGAATTTCCCATTCGCAATCATGCTTGGAACTACTGTAGCTGCGGTTGTTACTGGTAACACAGTATTATTAAAACCTGCTTCTACAACGCCAGTAATTGCTTATAAATTTATGGAGATCATGGAAGAAGCGGGTCTTCCAGCTGGAGTAATTAACTATATTCCTGGTTCTGGCGCTGAAGTTGGAGATTACTTAGTTGATCATCCACGTACTCGCTTCATCAGCTTCACAGGTTCTCGTGATGTAGGTTTACGCATTAACCAGCGTGCCTCTGTTTTAAATGAAGGTCAAATTTGGATTAAACGTGTAATCGCTGAAATGGGGGGTAAAGATACAATAGTAGTTGATGACAATGCTGATCTTGAATTAGCTGCTCAATCTATCGTAACCAGTGCATTTGGTTTCAGTGGCCAAAAATGTTCTGCATGTTCTCGCGCGGTTGTCGTTGGTGACGAAGCTTACCAAACAGTATTAAATCGGGTTGTTGAATTAACTAACGAATTAGTGATTGGTGATCCTACAAACGAAGAAACATACATTGGCCCTGTTAATGATGCTGGCGCATTTAAGAAAATTACTGAATACATTGAAATCGGGAAAGGTGAAGGGCGCCTGGTTGCAGGTGGTACTGCTGATGATTCTAAAGGGTACTTCATTAGCCCAACAATCTTTGCAGACGTTGATCCAAAAGCTCGCATCATGCAAGAAGAAATTTTTGGACCTGTCCTTGCATTTACAAAAGCAAAAGATTTCGATGAGGCGATCGACATTGCTAACAATACTGTATACGGTTTAACTGGTGCGGTATTATCGACAAATCGTTTCCACTTAGAAAAAGCTCGTGAAGAATTCCATGTTGGAAACTTATACTTTAACCGTGGATGTACTGCAGCTACAGTTGGTTACCAACCATTCGGTGGATTCAATATGTCTGGTACAGATTCAAAAGCCGGCGGTCCTGATTATTTAGGGCTTCACATGCAAGCAAAATCAGTATCTGAAGCTCTTTAA
- a CDS encoding sigma 54-interacting transcriptional regulator, whose amino-acid sequence MIKFFEFAIEHVSVGIHAIDHKGHTILYNNKIKEIEGFNIEDVSDRSILELFSFRQNDSTLLRVLQTGHKEMNVKQTYWNKDGHEITTINDTYPIIDNGAIIGAIEFARDITSLEKLVYQPLRRYGEPLTFDIITALSEQMRSIIDNAKKVSHARVPVLLIGESGTGKDLIAESIHNELKPANDKFITIFSRRTNQSIIEKINNLLENNKNYTFFFERIEFLSISMQQQLLEILNELSLEKHMFIGSIGDDPIDLISKGQLLKDLYYYFASMTIYIPPLKDRKEDILPFVNDYFNRHRERFASKIEGLAEEVITLFLQYDWPGNLKEMELLLDEIASMITNEKFVTYEMLPLHFRFKVQQLDDTTRKPDFFLVQSSKELLPLDDYLREAEKYYVQNVLNMYEGNITKTANALGMSRQNLQYRIRKFKNTQFAPKGSS is encoded by the coding sequence ATGATAAAATTTTTTGAATTCGCTATTGAACATGTATCCGTTGGAATTCATGCTATTGATCATAAAGGACACACAATCCTCTACAATAATAAAATAAAGGAAATTGAAGGATTTAATATTGAAGATGTGTCAGATCGTTCGATTTTAGAATTATTTTCCTTTAGGCAAAATGATAGTACATTATTACGTGTGCTTCAGACAGGTCATAAAGAAATGAATGTAAAACAAACCTATTGGAACAAGGATGGTCATGAAATCACTACCATTAATGATACCTATCCAATTATTGATAATGGAGCAATTATTGGTGCGATAGAATTTGCTCGCGATATCACTTCATTAGAGAAGCTAGTTTACCAGCCTTTGCGCCGTTACGGTGAACCATTAACATTTGACATCATTACAGCCCTATCAGAACAAATGCGATCAATCATTGATAATGCAAAAAAAGTATCCCATGCTAGGGTACCCGTTTTACTGATTGGTGAATCAGGAACAGGGAAAGATTTAATTGCTGAAAGTATTCATAATGAGTTAAAACCTGCCAATGATAAATTTATAACCATATTTAGTAGAAGAACAAATCAATCCATAATAGAAAAAATAAATAATTTATTGGAAAACAATAAAAACTACACTTTCTTCTTTGAACGAATTGAATTCTTATCTATTTCCATGCAACAGCAACTCCTTGAGATTTTAAACGAACTTTCATTAGAAAAGCATATGTTTATTGGAAGTATTGGCGATGATCCAATTGATTTAATAAGTAAAGGTCAACTTCTTAAGGATTTATATTATTATTTTGCATCAATGACTATTTATATACCTCCATTAAAGGATAGAAAAGAAGATATCTTGCCCTTTGTGAATGATTACTTTAACCGGCATCGTGAGAGGTTTGCTTCAAAAATAGAAGGATTGGCAGAGGAAGTGATTACTTTATTTTTGCAATATGACTGGCCAGGAAATTTAAAGGAAATGGAATTATTATTAGATGAGATTGCTTCTATGATTACAAACGAAAAATTTGTTACCTACGAAATGCTCCCGCTACACTTTCGATTCAAAGTGCAGCAGTTGGATGACACCACACGTAAGCCTGACTTTTTCCTCGTGCAATCAAGTAAAGAATTGTTACCTTTAGATGATTACTTGCGTGAAGCCGAGAAATATTATGTACAAAACGTGTTAAATATGTATGAAGGAAATATTACAAAAACAGCAAATGCATTAGGCATGAGTAGACAAAACCTACAATACCGCATTAGAAAATTTAAAAATACACAATTCGCTCCAAAAGGCTCAAGTTAA
- the yugI gene encoding S1 domain-containing post-transcriptional regulator GSP13, producing MTKKYEVGEVVTGKVTGIQPYGAFVALDEESQGLVHISEITYGFVKDVADFLKVGEEIQVKILEIDEKSDKISLSTRALQEAPPQKKKDQPRKTLQDRVDESDADGFKSLKDKLQHWIEQSGH from the coding sequence ATGACAAAAAAATACGAAGTAGGTGAAGTTGTAACCGGTAAGGTAACTGGCATACAGCCATATGGGGCGTTTGTAGCTTTAGATGAAGAATCTCAAGGACTCGTGCATATCTCTGAAATTACTTATGGCTTTGTGAAGGATGTGGCAGATTTTTTAAAGGTGGGCGAAGAGATTCAAGTAAAAATTTTAGAAATTGATGAGAAATCAGACAAAATTAGCTTATCTACTCGTGCATTGCAGGAAGCACCACCCCAGAAGAAAAAGGACCAACCAAGAAAAACCTTACAAGATCGAGTTGATGAGAGTGATGCAGATGGTTTTAAATCGTTAAAAGACAAGCTGCAGCATTGGATCGAACAATCAGGACATTAA
- a CDS encoding helix-turn-helix domain-containing protein has protein sequence MLKQKFNEQLKFLREEKNWSLEELSKKVQVGVEKLAQYENGELIPSVQTVLKLSTVLEVPASNLMDGIQA, from the coding sequence ATGTTGAAACAGAAATTCAATGAACAACTTAAATTTTTGAGAGAAGAAAAAAATTGGTCCCTTGAAGAGTTATCGAAAAAAGTACAAGTTGGGGTTGAAAAATTAGCACAATATGAAAATGGTGAACTAATTCCGTCAGTACAAACAGTATTGAAGCTTTCAACTGTATTAGAGGTACCTGCCTCAAATTTAATGGATGGTATACAAGCATAA
- a CDS encoding DUF1871 family protein, with protein sequence MDNILMNKAAIKLLEEWDPFNIGEDSYDTETADVVAALQGIDDPSNLAKVIQQVYEHSFEQWIPFEKCVEISYKLIAIKFEAKCIV encoded by the coding sequence TTGGACAATATATTAATGAACAAAGCGGCAATTAAACTTTTAGAAGAATGGGATCCATTTAATATCGGTGAAGATAGCTATGACACTGAAACAGCTGACGTAGTGGCCGCACTTCAGGGAATAGATGATCCTAGTAATCTTGCGAAAGTAATTCAGCAGGTTTACGAGCATTCATTTGAGCAATGGATTCCTTTTGAAAAATGTGTTGAAATTTCATATAAATTAATTGCTATAAAATTTGAAGCTAAGTGTATCGTATAA
- a CDS encoding MalY/PatB family protein produces the protein MFNFDELFDRKNTSSLKWDQFKERLKMQYNVEDASDILPMWVADMDFAIPRVVSDAIKNRLDHPIFGYSFVSDECKNAIVGWFERRHQWKIEPDTLMFHQGVVPALGTILETFTQPGDKICISTPVYPAFFHIPNAQKREVVECDLVLTENTMKFDFPALENQFKSGVKVYVLCSPHNPGGVVWTREDLEQLVKLCIQYDVLLISDEIHADIVFDGYKHIPTLTVKDADKAKIITCIAPTKTFNIAGIHAAIMVVPDKELRAKLNADKQAHGRDDLNLLAAAGVQAAYEKGDEWLDAMIAYVSNNMDVVVQELNQLDGIKVSKPQSTYLIWIDYRETGLSESEMMHRLLEKGKLAIEPGTKYSEAGRGFLRMNVACPLETVKDGVERFKKALL, from the coding sequence TTGTTTAATTTTGATGAGCTTTTTGATCGTAAAAATACGAGTAGTTTAAAATGGGACCAATTCAAAGAACGTCTAAAAATGCAATATAATGTTGAAGATGCTTCAGATATTCTTCCAATGTGGGTTGCCGATATGGATTTTGCTATACCGAGAGTTGTCTCAGACGCTATTAAAAATCGTCTTGATCATCCTATCTTTGGTTACTCCTTTGTAAGTGATGAATGTAAAAATGCTATTGTTGGCTGGTTTGAACGTCGCCATCAGTGGAAAATTGAACCAGATACATTAATGTTCCATCAAGGAGTTGTACCTGCTCTCGGAACAATTCTCGAAACATTCACACAACCTGGCGATAAAATTTGCATTTCTACTCCGGTATATCCAGCATTTTTCCATATACCAAATGCTCAAAAACGTGAGGTTGTGGAATGTGATTTAGTACTTACTGAGAATACTATGAAATTTGATTTTCCTGCTCTTGAGAATCAGTTTAAATCTGGTGTGAAGGTTTATGTTCTTTGTAGTCCACATAATCCTGGTGGTGTTGTCTGGACAAGAGAAGACCTCGAACAACTAGTTAAACTATGTATCCAATATGATGTATTGCTTATTTCAGATGAAATTCATGCTGACATCGTTTTTGACGGTTATAAACACATCCCTACTTTAACGGTTAAAGATGCGGATAAAGCGAAAATCATTACATGTATCGCTCCAACAAAAACATTTAATATTGCGGGTATCCACGCTGCAATCATGGTTGTTCCAGACAAAGAGCTTCGTGCAAAATTAAATGCCGATAAGCAAGCCCATGGTCGTGATGATTTAAACCTTTTAGCTGCTGCCGGTGTTCAAGCTGCCTATGAAAAGGGCGATGAATGGTTAGATGCAATGATTGCCTATGTATCTAATAATATGGATGTAGTTGTGCAAGAGTTAAATCAATTAGACGGGATCAAGGTATCAAAACCTCAATCTACATACCTTATCTGGATTGATTATCGTGAAACTGGACTCTCTGAAAGTGAAATGATGCATCGTCTTTTAGAAAAAGGCAAACTTGCTATTGAACCGGGTACAAAATACAGTGAAGCAGGCCGAGGCTTCTTACGCATGAACGTAGCATGCCCATTAGAAACCGTGAAAGATGGCGTTGAACGCTTTAAGAAAGCTTTATTATAA
- a CDS encoding peptidylprolyl isomerase codes for MFPQLTKELNPGEVLVEMNTTLGAVKIKLFPEHAPKTVENFLGHAKSGYYNGIIFHRVITDFMIQGGDPTGTGMGGQSIWGDSFEDEFNESLFNLRGALSMANAGPNTNGSQFFIVQMQHTPNNMIAQMEQAKYPTEIIEAYAQNGGTPWLDFKHTVFGHVVEGMDIVDKIANVDKDMRDKPVEDVKIESITIID; via the coding sequence ATGTTTCCACAGTTAACAAAAGAATTAAACCCAGGTGAAGTATTAGTAGAAATGAATACAACATTAGGTGCAGTTAAAATCAAGTTATTCCCTGAGCATGCACCAAAAACAGTTGAAAACTTTTTAGGACATGCAAAATCTGGCTATTATAACGGCATTATTTTCCACCGTGTCATTACAGACTTTATGATTCAAGGTGGAGACCCAACTGGTACTGGTATGGGTGGACAATCGATCTGGGGCGACTCTTTTGAAGATGAGTTCAATGAGAGCTTATTTAACCTACGCGGAGCACTTTCAATGGCGAACGCAGGTCCAAACACGAACGGATCTCAATTTTTCATCGTTCAAATGCAGCACACGCCAAATAATATGATTGCACAAATGGAGCAAGCTAAATATCCAACAGAAATTATTGAAGCATATGCGCAAAACGGTGGAACGCCTTGGTTAGACTTTAAGCACACAGTATTTGGACATGTTGTTGAAGGTATGGACATTGTTGACAAAATTGCGAACGTTGACAAAGATATGCGCGATAAACCAGTAGAAGATGTTAAAATAGAATCGATTACAATTATCGACTAA
- a CDS encoding MFS transporter has protein sequence MNNRKHNFIIILVSNFIVASSMTMIMPFLSLYIETFGEFSESYVQKWAGLIFAATFVTAFIMSPIWGRIADKYGYKPIMIINCFGIALSIFLMGHVEDVGQFFVLRIFMGIVTGFIPTSMAFISKHTPKNIAGKTLGTLQIGSVGGSLFGPVIGGSLADAIGFNFTFIYTSIAITIAAIIIIFGIHEPEIIRKEKSILYSRKNILWALFHHPLILSTMFVASLIQIGNFSIQPLLSLYVSHLTTSEQVAMLAGVTFSAAGVGNILIGRFFGRLGDNIGYEKVLMSLLFISVFFIIPQAFVTSLWQLIALRFLLGIFSGGLIPIVTALIRREAPVEIQGEVMGYNQSFRFLGNIIGPVLGGFISGFAGISAVFYSTGLLFLIAAITIFTIQKLPKKYFEDVLKSHL, from the coding sequence GTGAATAACCGAAAGCACAACTTTATTATTATTTTAGTTTCAAATTTCATCGTAGCAAGTTCCATGACGATGATTATGCCCTTTTTATCTCTTTATATTGAAACCTTCGGGGAATTTTCTGAAAGTTATGTTCAGAAATGGGCAGGTTTAATATTTGCTGCCACCTTTGTAACAGCATTTATCATGTCTCCAATATGGGGGCGCATTGCCGATAAATATGGCTATAAACCAATTATGATCATTAACTGTTTCGGCATTGCCCTCAGTATCTTTTTGATGGGACACGTGGAAGATGTCGGTCAATTTTTTGTCCTCCGTATATTTATGGGGATCGTTACTGGTTTTATCCCAACATCTATGGCCTTTATAAGTAAGCACACACCAAAAAATATAGCTGGCAAAACACTTGGAACGCTTCAAATCGGGAGTGTCGGCGGTTCACTATTCGGTCCTGTAATCGGAGGATCTTTAGCTGATGCCATTGGATTTAACTTTACGTTTATTTATACTTCCATTGCGATTACCATTGCGGCCATCATTATTATCTTCGGAATCCACGAGCCTGAAATCATTCGAAAAGAAAAAAGTATCCTTTATTCTCGAAAAAATATTCTTTGGGCCTTATTCCATCATCCACTTATTTTGAGCACAATGTTTGTAGCATCATTAATACAAATTGGAAACTTTAGTATTCAACCGCTACTATCTTTATATGTTTCTCATTTAACCACTTCTGAGCAAGTGGCAATGCTAGCTGGAGTCACCTTTAGTGCAGCAGGGGTCGGGAATATCTTAATTGGGCGATTTTTCGGGAGGCTCGGTGATAATATTGGCTATGAAAAGGTTTTAATGTCCTTATTATTTATCAGTGTTTTCTTTATCATCCCCCAAGCCTTTGTTACTTCACTTTGGCAGCTTATTGCCTTAAGATTTTTACTCGGTATTTTTTCAGGAGGGTTGATTCCCATCGTTACAGCTCTTATACGACGTGAAGCACCTGTAGAGATTCAAGGAGAAGTAATGGGCTATAATCAATCTTTTCGTTTTCTAGGGAACATCATCGGTCCTGTGCTAGGTGGATTTATTAGTGGATTTGCCGGTATTTCAGCTGTGTTCTATTCAACGGGCCTACTATTTTTAATAGCTGCCATTACTATTTTCACAATCCAGAAACTACCAAAAAAATATTTTGAAGATGTTTTAAAAAGTCATCTTTAA
- a CDS encoding transglycosylase domain-containing protein has protein sequence MRQIIGFLLILCCFPLLLLFGNAILAEFNSAKEYEEAIQHNIQPPEQVNPLPVTMLDRNGNVFSEEYVEWRQQIQLEDVPEIIKQVYLLSEDKEFYTHIGFNVSALARAVVVNSQGSIEQGGSTITQQLVRMRYLSAEQTYARKLTELFYAYELEQLYNKEEILEMYLNEIYFSNQVYGISAAATYYFQKPLAELSLAQMAFIAAIPNNPSLYDPLKNFDNTKARQERLLDILAENKIITLEEATLYKQENIVLNLKVKKQQQPAYSTFVLSELKELVASADGYKEQLNTASTEEEKQIIEEELDSKVQQLLHSGISIHTALDPEKQKQDEQYIDAILGNGNLQSSSVVIENSTREIVSVYGGKAYKKYDFHRAYQAVRQPGSAFKPLIVYGPLFETTDYSPNSIVSGGRFCIDRFCPQNYGGGIYGNVSISTAFKHSYNTSALRLLNEVGLDSAFHYIEKFNFQSLVPQDKTFAAGLGGLSYGVTTLELADAYTSFIDGNYMKARSIRKVTDASGNVLYSWPSTKETIWSQETVKYIRSLLNDVVTSGTGRGINSNSAYTGVKTGTTNDYKDFWVAGLTNEYTTAVWIGFDNPSSLQSLQNDKIHFKIFNTIMN, from the coding sequence ATGAGACAAATAATAGGGTTCTTGCTAATTCTTTGTTGCTTCCCTTTACTATTGTTATTTGGCAATGCAATTTTAGCCGAATTCAATTCTGCGAAAGAATATGAAGAAGCCATTCAACATAATATTCAACCGCCAGAACAGGTAAATCCACTCCCTGTTACAATGCTGGATCGGAATGGAAATGTATTTAGTGAGGAGTATGTAGAATGGAGACAGCAAATTCAATTAGAAGATGTACCCGAAATTATTAAACAAGTCTATTTATTAAGCGAAGATAAAGAGTTTTACACACATATTGGTTTTAATGTAAGTGCTCTTGCCCGTGCAGTAGTTGTAAATTCCCAAGGCTCCATTGAACAAGGAGGGAGTACAATTACACAGCAGTTGGTTCGGATGCGTTATCTTTCTGCCGAGCAAACCTACGCACGAAAATTAACCGAATTATTTTATGCTTATGAGCTTGAACAACTGTACAATAAAGAAGAAATTCTTGAAATGTATTTGAATGAAATCTATTTTAGCAATCAAGTTTATGGAATCAGTGCAGCTGCAACCTACTATTTCCAAAAACCATTAGCGGAACTATCACTAGCTCAGATGGCTTTTATTGCTGCCATTCCTAATAACCCATCTTTATATGACCCTTTAAAAAATTTTGATAATACCAAAGCAAGACAAGAACGGTTATTAGATATTTTAGCTGAGAACAAAATAATTACTCTCGAAGAAGCAACACTTTATAAGCAAGAGAATATCGTTTTGAATCTAAAGGTAAAAAAACAGCAGCAACCTGCCTATAGTACATTTGTGCTTTCAGAACTAAAAGAATTAGTTGCATCTGCTGATGGCTATAAGGAACAGCTAAATACTGCATCAACAGAAGAAGAAAAGCAAATCATCGAGGAAGAACTTGACTCTAAGGTACAACAACTACTTCATTCTGGTATTTCTATACATACTGCACTAGATCCTGAAAAACAAAAACAGGATGAACAATATATAGATGCAATTCTCGGTAACGGAAATTTGCAAAGCAGCTCAGTTGTGATCGAAAATTCTACGAGAGAAATAGTAAGTGTTTATGGTGGTAAAGCCTATAAAAAATACGACTTTCATCGGGCTTATCAGGCGGTCCGTCAACCGGGATCTGCTTTTAAACCGTTGATTGTTTATGGGCCACTTTTCGAAACAACTGATTATTCACCTAATTCCATAGTCAGCGGCGGTAGATTCTGTATAGACCGTTTCTGCCCACAAAATTATGGTGGTGGTATTTACGGTAATGTCTCCATTTCTACTGCCTTTAAACATAGCTATAATACATCAGCCCTTAGGTTACTAAATGAAGTAGGTCTTGATAGCGCCTTTCATTATATCGAGAAATTTAACTTTCAATCCCTTGTCCCACAGGATAAGACATTTGCAGCCGGATTAGGCGGGCTATCTTATGGGGTAACAACGCTTGAATTGGCAGATGCCTATACAAGCTTTATAGATGGAAATTATATGAAGGCAAGGAGTATTCGCAAAGTTACTGATGCTAGTGGAAATGTACTTTATAGCTGGCCAAGCACCAAGGAAACCATTTGGTCCCAGGAAACCGTAAAGTATATTCGTTCCCTACTAAATGATGTAGTAACTAGCGGGACTGGTCGAGGAATCAATTCTAATTCAGCCTATACTGGAGTAA